Below is a genomic region from Fusobacterium russii ATCC 25533.
TCCACTCAACACCTTTTTTGTGAGTAAAAAAGGCTCTGTGTCAAATGGTGTTGATGAAAAAAATTAAATAAATTTTTATGTAGTTCCAGAGAAACAAAATCTGGAACTTTTTTTTGTTAAAGATTAGCGCATATTAATATTCTTTTTTTAAAATTTAGAAAACTTCTATAGCCATATGCAGTATTTTTTAATACTTTTATTTTCCTTATTACTCCTTCAATCCTTCCATTTGAATATGAAAAAGAAAGAGAATTTTCAATATATTCAAAATATTTCTTAAATGTTTTAAGAGCTGTTTTAATAAATCCTTCAAACTTAGGATAGTTGCGTT
It encodes:
- a CDS encoding transposase; this translates as RNYPKFEGFIKTALKTFKKYFEYIENSLSFSYSNGRIEGVIRKIKVLKNTAYGYRSFLNFKKRILICANL